Proteins from a single region of Pseudomonas sp. BSw22131:
- the fusA gene encoding elongation factor G: MARTTPINRYRNIGIVAHVDAGKTTTTERVLFYTGKSHKMGEVHDGAATTDWMVQEQERGITITSAAITAFWQGSEKQHKDQYRFNVIDTPGHVDFTIEVERSLRVLDGAVVVFCGTSGVEPQSETVWRQANKYGVPRLVYVNKMDRAGADFLRVIGQIKQRLGHTPVPIQLAIGSEDNFQGQIDLMSMEAVYWNDSDKGMVPVRKPIPAELQELADEWRGNMVEAAAEANEELMNKYLEGEELTNAEIKAALRRRTIAGEIVLAVCGSSFKNKGVPLVLDAVIDYLPAPVDIPAIKGTDPDDETNNLERHADDNEPFSALAFKIATDPFVGTLTFVRVYSGVLASGDGVINSVKGKKERVGRMVQMHANAREEIKEVRAGDIAALIGMKDVTTGETLCNADKPIILVRMDFPEPVISVAVEPKTKDDQEKMGIALGKLAQEDPSFRVKTDEETGQTIISGMGELHLDILVDRMRREFNVEANIGKPQVSYRERITKNCEIEGKFVRQSGGRGQFGHCWIRFAPADEGQEGLQFVNEVVGGVVPKEYIPAIQKGIEEQMKNGVVAGYPLIGLKATVFDGSYHDVDSNEMAFKVAASMATKQLAQKGGGELLEPIMAVEVVTPEDYMGDVMGDLNRRRGMILGMEDTVSGKVIRAEVPLGEMFGYATDVRSMSQGRASYSMEFKKYNTAPSHIVETVTKKQG, from the coding sequence ATGGCTCGTACTACACCGATCAACCGTTACCGTAATATTGGTATCGTTGCTCACGTGGATGCTGGTAAAACCACCACCACCGAGCGCGTCCTTTTTTACACCGGCAAAAGCCACAAGATGGGCGAGGTGCATGATGGCGCCGCGACCACCGACTGGATGGTTCAGGAGCAGGAGCGTGGTATTACCATTACCTCAGCTGCTATTACTGCCTTTTGGCAGGGTTCCGAGAAACAGCACAAAGACCAGTATCGCTTCAACGTAATTGACACCCCGGGCCACGTAGACTTCACGATTGAAGTTGAGCGTTCCCTGCGTGTACTCGACGGCGCGGTCGTGGTTTTCTGTGGTACTTCGGGCGTAGAGCCGCAGTCGGAAACCGTATGGCGTCAGGCCAACAAGTACGGTGTTCCGCGTCTTGTGTACGTAAACAAGATGGACCGTGCCGGTGCAGACTTCCTGCGCGTAATCGGTCAGATCAAACAGCGTCTGGGTCATACTCCGGTCCCTATCCAACTGGCTATCGGTTCCGAAGACAACTTCCAGGGTCAGATTGATCTGATGTCCATGGAGGCGGTCTACTGGAACGATTCCGACAAGGGTATGGTCCCTGTTCGCAAGCCGATCCCTGCTGAGCTGCAGGAACTGGCTGACGAGTGGCGCGGCAACATGGTTGAGGCTGCGGCCGAAGCCAACGAAGAGCTGATGAACAAGTACCTCGAAGGTGAAGAACTCACCAACGCGGAAATCAAGGCTGCTCTGCGTCGGCGTACTATCGCTGGCGAAATCGTCTTGGCTGTTTGCGGTTCTTCCTTCAAGAACAAGGGCGTTCCCCTGGTTCTAGACGCCGTGATCGACTATCTGCCGGCACCAGTGGATATTCCTGCCATCAAGGGTACAGACCCTGATGACGAGACTAACAATCTGGAGCGTCATGCAGACGACAACGAGCCGTTCTCGGCTCTGGCGTTCAAGATCGCTACCGACCCATTCGTGGGTACCTTGACGTTCGTCCGTGTGTACTCGGGCGTGTTGGCGTCCGGCGACGGCGTGATCAACTCGGTCAAGGGCAAGAAAGAGCGCGTGGGTCGTATGGTGCAGATGCACGCAAACGCTCGCGAAGAGATCAAGGAAGTGCGCGCTGGTGACATCGCGGCCCTGATCGGCATGAAGGACGTCACCACTGGTGAAACTTTGTGCAACGCTGACAAACCAATCATCCTGGTTCGTATGGACTTCCCGGAACCGGTTATTTCGGTTGCCGTAGAGCCCAAGACTAAGGATGACCAGGAAAAAATGGGTATCGCTCTGGGTAAACTTGCTCAGGAAGACCCGTCTTTCCGCGTCAAAACTGATGAAGAGACCGGTCAGACGATCATCTCTGGCATGGGTGAGCTTCACCTCGACATCCTGGTTGACAGGATGCGTCGTGAGTTCAACGTCGAAGCTAACATCGGCAAGCCTCAGGTTTCCTATCGTGAGCGAATCACGAAGAATTGTGAAATCGAAGGCAAATTCGTTCGCCAGTCCGGCGGTCGTGGTCAGTTTGGCCACTGCTGGATTCGTTTTGCCCCTGCTGACGAAGGTCAGGAAGGTCTGCAATTCGTGAACGAAGTAGTGGGTGGTGTGGTTCCTAAGGAATACATCCCGGCTATCCAGAAGGGTATCGAAGAGCAGATGAAGAACGGTGTTGTTGCCGGCTATCCGCTGATCGGCCTGAAGGCTACCGTGTTTGATGGTTCTTACCACGACGTTGACTCGAACGAGATGGCGTTTAAAGTGGCTGCTTCCATGGCGACCAAGCAACTGGCCCAGAAGGGTGGTGGTGAGTTGCTCGAGCCGATCATGGCGGTAGAGGTTGTTACGCCTGAAGACTATATGGGTGACGTGATGGGCGACCTTAATCGCCGTCGCGGCATGATTCTGGGTATGGAAGATACGGTCTCCGGTAAAGTAATTCGTGCCGAAGTTCCGTTGGGTGAGATGTTCGGTTACGCGACCGACGTTCGCTCCATGTCTCAGGGTCGCGCAAGCTACTCTATGGAATTCAAAAAATACAATACAGCGCCGTCGCACATCGTCGAAACTGTAACCAAAAAACAAGGCTGA
- the rpsG gene encoding 30S ribosomal protein S7: protein MPRRRVAAKRDVLDDPKYGSQILAKFMNHVMESGKKAVAERIVYGALEKVKERKNSDPLEIFEKALDAIAPLVEVKSRRVGGATYQVPVEVRPSRRNALAMRWLVDFARKRGEKSMALRLAGELMDAAEGKGAAVKKREDVHRMAEANKAFSHYRF, encoded by the coding sequence ATGCCAAGAAGACGCGTAGCAGCCAAGCGCGATGTGCTTGACGATCCAAAATACGGCAGCCAGATTCTGGCCAAGTTCATGAACCACGTGATGGAAAGCGGCAAGAAAGCCGTTGCCGAGCGTATCGTTTATGGCGCGCTGGAAAAGGTTAAAGAACGTAAGAACAGCGATCCCCTGGAAATCTTCGAGAAAGCTCTCGACGCCATCGCTCCGCTGGTCGAAGTGAAGTCGCGCCGTGTAGGCGGTGCTACTTACCAGGTTCCGGTCGAAGTTCGTCCGTCCCGTCGTAACGCTCTGGCAATGCGCTGGCTGGTAGACTTCGCGCGCAAGCGCGGTGAGAAGTCTATGGCTCTGCGTTTGGCTGGCGAACTGATGGACGCCGCCGAAGGTAAAGGTGCTGCAGTCAAGAAGCGTGAAGACGTGCACCGTATGGCTGAGGCCAACAAGGCTTTCTCGCACTACCGCTTCTAA
- the rpsL gene encoding 30S ribosomal protein S12 — translation MATINQLVRQPRKRIVEKSDVPALQNCPQRRGVCTRVYTTTPKKPNSALRKVCRVRLTNGFEVSSYIGGEGHNLQEHSVVLIRGGRVKDLPGVRYHTVRGSLDTSGVKGRNQGRSKYGTKKPK, via the coding sequence ATGGCAACTATCAACCAGCTGGTACGTCAGCCGCGTAAGCGTATCGTCGAGAAATCCGACGTGCCTGCGCTGCAGAACTGCCCGCAACGTCGTGGCGTATGCACTCGCGTGTATACTACTACGCCGAAAAAACCTAACTCGGCACTGCGTAAAGTATGCCGTGTGCGTCTGACCAACGGTTTCGAGGTTTCCTCGTACATCGGCGGTGAAGGCCACAACCTGCAAGAACACAGCGTGGTACTGATCCGTGGCGGTCGCGTAAAAGACTTGCCAGGTGTTCGTTACCACACCGTTCGCGGCTCCTTGGATACTTCCGGCGTTAAGGGTCGTAACCAGGGTCGTTCGAAATACGGTACCAAGAAGCCTAAGTAG
- the rpoC gene encoding DNA-directed RNA polymerase subunit beta' yields the protein MKDLLNLLKNQGQVEEFDAIRIGLASPEMIRSWSFGEVKKPETINYRTFKPERDGLFCAKIFGPVKDYECLCGKYKRLKHRGVICEKCGVEVALAKVRRERMAHIELASPVAHIWFLKSLPSRIGLLMDMTLRDIERVLYFESYVVIDPGMTTLEKGQLLNDEQYFEALEEFGDDFDARMGAEAVRELLHAIDLEHEIGRLREEIPQTNSETKIKKLSKRLKLMEAFQGSGNLPEWMVLTVLPVLPPDLRPLVPLDGGRFATSDLNDLYRRVINRNNRLKRLLDLSAPDIIVRNEKRMLQEAVDALLDNGRRGRAITGSNKRPLKSLADMIKGKQGRFRQNLLGKRVDYSGRSVITVGPTLRLHQCGLPKKMALELFKPFIFGKLEMRGLATTIKAAKKMVERELPEVWDVLAEVIREHPVLLNRAPTLHRLGIQAFEPVLIEGKAIQLHPLVCAAYNADFDGDQMAVHVPLTLEAQLEARALMMSTNNILSPANGEPIIVPSQDVVLGLYYMTREAINAKGEGRVFADLQEVDRVFRAGEAALHAKVKVRIHETVNDRDGGSVKNTRIVDTTVGRALLFQVVPAGLSYDVVNQPMKKKAISKLINQCYRVVGLKETVIFADQLMYTGFAYSTISGVSIGVNDFVIPDEKARIIDAATEEVKEIESQYASGLVTQGEKYNKVIDLWSKANDEVSKAMMSNLSKERVIDRHGVEVDQESFNSMYMMADSGARGSAAQIRQLAGMRGLMAKPDGSIIETPITANFREGLSVLQYFISTHGARKGLADTALKTANSGYLTRRLVDVAQDLVVTEVDCGTEHGLLMTPHIEGGDVVEPLGERVLGRVIARDVFKPGTDEVIVPAGSLIDEKWVEFIELNSIDEVIVRSPISCETRYGICAKCYGRDLARGHQVNIGEAVGVIAAQSIGEPGTQLTMRTFHIGGAASRTSAADSVQVKNGGIVRLHNLKHVERLDGHLVAVSRSGELAIADEFGRERERYKLPYGAVILVKEGDKVDAGSIVAKWDPHTHPIVTEMKGTVTYVGMEEGITIKRQTDELTGLTNIEVLDAKDRPAAGKDIRPAVKMVGVDGKDLLLPGTDVPAQYFLPANALVGVADGVQVGVGDVIARIPQETSKTRDITGGLPRVADLFEARRPKEASILAEVSGTIAFGKETKGKRRLVITPNDGTDPYEELIPKWRHLNVFEGEQVSRGEVISDGPSDPHDILRLLGVSALAKYIVNEIQDVYRLQGVKINDKHIETILRQMLRKVEIAESGDSTFIKGDQMELTHVLVENERLAGDEKFVSKFTRVLLGITKASLSTESFISAASFQETTRVLTEAAVTGKRDYLRGLKENVVVGRLIPAGTGLAYHSERKRRREVDKPLRVSASEVEAALTEALNSSSN from the coding sequence TTGAAAGACCTACTGAATTTGCTGAAAAACCAGGGTCAAGTCGAAGAGTTCGACGCCATCCGTATCGGGTTGGCATCGCCTGAGATGATCCGTTCGTGGTCGTTCGGTGAAGTTAAAAAGCCGGAAACCATCAACTACCGTACGTTCAAACCTGAGCGTGACGGCCTGTTCTGCGCCAAGATTTTTGGCCCGGTAAAGGATTACGAGTGCCTGTGCGGTAAGTACAAGCGCTTGAAGCATCGTGGTGTTATCTGCGAAAAGTGTGGTGTTGAAGTTGCACTCGCCAAGGTCCGTCGTGAGCGCATGGCTCACATCGAACTGGCATCGCCGGTAGCTCACATCTGGTTCCTGAAATCGCTGCCTTCGCGTATCGGTTTGCTGATGGACATGACGCTGCGTGATATCGAACGTGTTCTCTATTTCGAGAGCTACGTCGTTATCGACCCGGGCATGACCACGCTGGAAAAAGGTCAGCTGCTGAACGACGAACAATACTTCGAGGCGCTTGAAGAGTTTGGCGATGATTTTGACGCTCGCATGGGCGCTGAAGCCGTTCGCGAATTGCTGCATGCAATCGATCTGGAGCACGAGATTGGTCGTCTGCGTGAAGAGATTCCGCAAACCAACTCCGAAACCAAAATCAAGAAGCTGTCCAAGCGGTTGAAGTTGATGGAGGCCTTCCAGGGCTCCGGCAACCTTCCTGAGTGGATGGTGCTGACCGTTTTGCCGGTTCTGCCGCCAGATCTGCGTCCGCTTGTTCCTTTGGACGGTGGTCGTTTTGCGACGTCCGATCTCAACGATCTGTATCGTCGAGTGATCAACCGTAACAACCGTTTGAAGCGTCTGCTGGATCTGTCGGCTCCTGACATTATCGTGCGTAACGAAAAGCGCATGCTGCAGGAAGCTGTGGATGCGCTGCTCGACAACGGTCGTCGTGGTCGCGCGATCACTGGTTCAAACAAGCGCCCTCTGAAGTCCCTGGCTGACATGATCAAGGGTAAGCAGGGTCGTTTCCGTCAGAACTTGCTCGGCAAGCGTGTTGATTACTCGGGTCGTTCGGTAATTACCGTAGGTCCGACACTGCGTCTGCATCAGTGCGGTCTGCCCAAGAAAATGGCTCTCGAGCTGTTCAAGCCGTTCATTTTTGGCAAGTTGGAAATGCGCGGTCTCGCGACCACCATCAAAGCCGCCAAGAAAATGGTTGAGCGTGAGCTGCCAGAGGTCTGGGACGTTCTCGCTGAAGTGATTCGCGAACACCCGGTGCTGCTGAACCGTGCGCCAACGCTTCACCGGCTAGGCATCCAGGCGTTTGAGCCGGTTCTGATCGAAGGTAAAGCTATCCAGCTTCACCCACTGGTCTGTGCTGCTTACAACGCCGACTTCGACGGCGACCAAATGGCCGTCCACGTACCGTTGACGCTGGAAGCTCAGCTCGAAGCGCGTGCGTTGATGATGTCGACCAACAACATCTTGTCGCCAGCCAACGGTGAGCCAATCATCGTTCCTTCGCAGGACGTTGTATTGGGTCTTTACTACATGACTCGTGAAGCGATCAACGCCAAAGGTGAAGGTCGAGTCTTTGCGGATCTGCAGGAAGTTGACCGCGTATTCCGTGCCGGCGAAGCTGCTCTGCATGCCAAGGTCAAGGTTCGCATCCACGAGACTGTCAACGACCGTGATGGCGGCAGTGTCAAGAACACCCGTATTGTCGACACGACTGTTGGCCGTGCGTTGTTGTTCCAGGTTGTTCCGGCCGGCCTGTCGTACGACGTGGTCAACCAGCCTATGAAAAAGAAGGCGATCTCCAAGCTCATCAACCAGTGCTACCGCGTGGTCGGTTTGAAAGAGACCGTTATCTTCGCTGACCAGTTGATGTACACCGGCTTTGCCTATTCGACTATCTCGGGTGTTTCAATTGGCGTTAACGACTTCGTTATCCCGGATGAGAAGGCTCGGATCATCGATGCCGCTACCGAAGAAGTTAAAGAGATCGAAAGTCAGTACGCCTCGGGCCTGGTAACTCAGGGCGAGAAGTACAACAAGGTAATCGACCTTTGGTCCAAGGCGAACGACGAAGTCTCGAAAGCGATGATGTCGAACCTGTCCAAAGAGCGCGTAATTGACCGTCATGGCGTCGAGGTTGATCAGGAATCTTTCAACTCCATGTACATGATGGCTGACTCAGGCGCACGGGGTTCTGCTGCTCAGATTCGTCAGCTGGCGGGGATGCGTGGTTTGATGGCCAAGCCAGACGGCTCGATCATTGAAACGCCTATCACTGCGAACTTCCGTGAAGGTTTGAGCGTACTTCAGTACTTCATCTCTACTCACGGTGCTCGTAAAGGTTTGGCGGATACTGCGTTGAAGACAGCTAACTCCGGTTATCTGACTCGTCGTCTGGTAGACGTGGCGCAGGATCTGGTCGTTACCGAAGTCGACTGCGGTACTGAACACGGTCTTCTGATGACGCCGCACATTGAAGGTGGCGATGTTGTTGAGCCGCTGGGCGAGCGCGTACTGGGTCGTGTAATTGCTCGTGACGTTTTCAAGCCGGGTACTGACGAAGTCATCGTGCCGGCGGGTTCGCTGATCGACGAGAAGTGGGTTGAGTTCATTGAGCTGAACAGCATCGATGAGGTGATCGTGCGTTCGCCGATCAGCTGTGAGACTCGATACGGTATCTGCGCCAAATGCTACGGCCGCGATCTTGCGCGTGGTCACCAGGTGAACATTGGTGAAGCTGTCGGCGTTATAGCTGCTCAGTCAATCGGTGAGCCGGGTACCCAGCTGACGATGCGTACGTTCCACATTGGTGGTGCCGCAAGCCGGACTTCTGCTGCTGACAGCGTTCAAGTCAAGAACGGCGGCATTGTTCGTCTGCATAACCTGAAACATGTCGAGCGTCTTGACGGTCATCTGGTTGCGGTATCGCGTTCTGGTGAGCTCGCAATCGCCGACGAGTTCGGTCGTGAGCGCGAGCGCTACAAGCTCCCATATGGCGCGGTGATTCTGGTTAAGGAAGGCGACAAGGTCGATGCTGGGTCCATAGTGGCCAAGTGGGATCCGCACACTCACCCGATCGTTACCGAAATGAAAGGTACCGTGACCTACGTGGGCATGGAAGAAGGCATAACGATCAAGCGTCAGACTGACGAATTGACCGGATTGACCAACATTGAAGTTCTGGACGCTAAAGACCGTCCTGCAGCAGGCAAAGATATTCGTCCTGCGGTCAAGATGGTCGGAGTCGATGGTAAGGATCTGCTGCTGCCGGGTACGGATGTACCGGCTCAGTACTTCTTGCCAGCTAACGCATTGGTTGGTGTCGCGGATGGTGTGCAAGTGGGTGTGGGTGACGTTATCGCCCGTATCCCGCAAGAAACCTCTAAGACTCGAGATATCACGGGTGGTCTGCCACGCGTTGCGGACTTGTTCGAAGCGCGTCGTCCGAAAGAAGCGTCGATTCTGGCTGAAGTCAGCGGCACCATTGCTTTCGGTAAAGAGACCAAAGGCAAGCGTCGCTTGGTGATTACACCTAACGATGGCACCGATCCGTACGAAGAGCTGATTCCGAAGTGGCGTCACCTGAACGTCTTCGAGGGCGAGCAAGTGAGTCGCGGTGAGGTTATCTCCGACGGTCCGAGCGATCCGCACGATATTCTGCGTTTGTTGGGCGTCAGCGCGCTGGCGAAATACATCGTCAACGAGATTCAAGACGTTTATCGCCTGCAGGGTGTGAAGATCAACGATAAGCACATCGAGACGATCCTTCGTCAGATGCTGCGTAAGGTAGAGATCGCCGAGTCTGGTGATTCAACTTTCATCAAGGGCGACCAGATGGAATTGACTCACGTACTGGTGGAAAACGAGCGCCTGGCTGGGGACGAGAAGTTCGTGTCCAAATTCACTCGCGTTCTACTGGGTATCACCAAAGCGTCGTTGTCTACCGAATCGTTCATCTCTGCGGCCTCGTTCCAAGAGACAACCCGCGTTCTGACCGAAGCGGCGGTAACTGGTAAGCGCGATTACCTGCGTGGCCTGAAGGAGAACGTGGTTGTGGGTCGTTTGATCCCGGCCGGTACTGGTTTGGCTTACCACAGCGAGCGCAAGCGTCGTCGTGAAGTTGACAAGCCGCTGCGTGTAAGTGCGAGCGAAGTTGAAGCTGCTCTGACTGAAGCGCTGAACTCCAGCAGTAACTGA